The following are encoded in a window of Geotrypetes seraphini chromosome 5, aGeoSer1.1, whole genome shotgun sequence genomic DNA:
- the URGCP gene encoding up-regulator of cell proliferation isoform X7 has protein sequence MTSGNLSTAETPKEETDTGSENQEMTSGNLSTEIPNEETETGSLHEENTSEDLATTETTEEETDKDKKIFKEVLSQLGLEDCRTTKISLRDALQIGLENFRNIRQHTLEDLPWHFLQKVLALDVNARSATLEQSISDEGHFEDADANSDIFYLEKKITRVSVNPLDVLCALFHCTDSFLQQEIMLKMSMCQFALPLLFPPSENTRCTLILWAMRDIVKKWRPHSLKDSKGFQEESLVLISMPTISFVRIGNCSLSKSKILNEVLSPPQQHHDFFIHRNMDSGNIPRRISEGLVEISWYFPGGNENSDLFPEPIAVANLRGDIQSFWLQFSFLTEVSSAVFVLVENITEREYELLSSLKESKPKYFFIFYPQTNTSDDTLRFLNKLVPVLKLKRSHLLVKDYSINDAQFVKKLQLTILDIIKQQPIIVAMESMAVTARELGIQVDEDYEECQKTSQYAKEITAEINDVLEYKTEMMRLQGDPWKNLTKIEKELCRMRKQGSIPPEAYKSDLTMKLFELRKQQNQYDLTDGMIKFINGIQHLSGIEKHYFLKWMKFSLDFITRKNLSVLGAEYRKTCEGSGNDSMQLRELDQRIYASSLGLEHFMREMGQLYEAECSMIQEGTLQEEQRQFIHLPSIAADLLLDGFPLELIDGDASNIPLQWITDVLSMVDTKLEGKCQMVIITVLGVQSTGKSTLLNAMFGLQFSVSSGRCTRGAFMLLIRVKENLKEELGYDFIMVIDTEGLKAPELAKLEDSYEHDNELATLVIGLSDITIVNMAMENATEMKDILQIVVHAFLRMEQTGKKPSCHFVHQNVSDVSAHEQNRRDRKYLLEQLNEMTEAAAKMEKQIREVSFSDIMDYDLEKHNWYIPGLWHGVPPMASVNAGYSENVQELKKYLIQLIKEHSIKEASQDIPKFTKWLNSLWNAVKHENFIFSFRNSLVAEAYNHISMKYSEWEWSFCRAIHYWVSEAESSIQNHLLNEIDGGTFKQLEHEMFHKLQQEENKILACIENYFKSDAKNLHLIEKYREDFIISAKSLQANLQSYSLRKCEEAKQILKNKNRIETMQAGYIKTIEKKVISLLKDCKKRGHKLEDQELEREFEAMWENTLAELQLTHLERYQVHEEMLCHLFSDMSKRGPAINQKLRKIKSLLNYGNGIFSMKKNYLELSWFKGSIVTEFFTHEYFSHGEALAKHLVDTCDSYVDQKVRYKSDYDATYCQELLHIINETLQQDDSQKLPFSSCFEVDLKLHILGQAAHRFQIMHEDFIKDNDPHSCLEKYKSQFFSTFKDVYWEKDESQKRARDFWNQCLKPAVLDHVEKALGIEIVDDILHNEHSFAYSSRTFFQFSILNKLLEDQNCDKYVEYIKNYEIFVKNWIWRHILFHYNPFGGLGALEETILYIIIKKIRKTLQTLKEQHVNTIPALLDNFCKMLQKDLVIPKDSLKLILFQNKVNVEQFIFDTEFLLSEQYNYIVEEFQLGETKDKLSKLPFKPQDEIFKKVFGCGKQCPFCKVPCEAGGTEHKDHFASVHRPQGLGAFSYKNTGKLVESLCSSDVVSNCLFRNLDTNGAYHPYKEYRTYYPDWLIQPDSSIEASDYWKFVLKEFNEQFAKIYKAKPADIPNQWKKITFKEAQKSLYEAFNVKKI, from the exons GCTCATTACATGAGGAAAATACGTCAGAGGATCTGGCAACAACAGAGaccacagaggaagaaactgatAAAG ATAAGAAAATCTTCAAAGAAGTCCTGTCCCAGCTAGGACTGGAAGACTGCAGAACCACTAAGATATCACTGCGTGATGCTCTCCAAATTGGCTTAGAAAATTTCAGGAACATTAGACAACACACCTTAGAAGACCTACCCTGGCACTTTCTACAGAAAGTCCTGGCTTTGGATGTGAATGCTAGAAGCGCCACCCTTGAGCAAAGTATATCTGATGAAGGACATTTTGAAGATGCTGATGCAAATAGTGATATTTTTTATCTTGAGAAAAAAATAACCAGAGTATCTGTAAACCCTCTTGATGTTCTCTGTGCCTTGTTTCACTGCACAGACAGTTTCTTGCAGCAGGAAATAATGCTAAAAATGTCCATGTGTCAGTTTGCTCTTCCACTCTTGTTCCCTCCCTCTGAGAACACCAGGTGCACACTGATACTGTGGGCCATGAGAGACATTGTGAAAAAGTGGAGGCCTCATTCGCTGAAAGACAGCAAAGGATTTCAAGAAGAAAGTCTGGTGCTCATATCAATGCCAACCATTTCCTTTGTACGGATTGGAAACTGCAGCTTATCCAAGTCTAAAATACTTAATGAGGTACTCAGTCCCCCACAGCAACACCATGATTTTTTCATCCATCGCAACATGGACTCCGGAAATATTCCTCGGAGAATCTCTGAGGGGTTGGTGGAAATTTCCTGGTATTTTCCTGGAGGGAATGAGAATTCTGATCTCTTCCCAGAACCTATAGCTGTTGCTAATCTACGTGGAGATATTCAATCTTTCTGGTTGCAATTCAGCTTTCTGACTGAAGTGTCCTCTGCAGTGTTTGTGCTTGTTGAAAACATTACTGAGAGAGAATATGAACTACTCTCATCTCTCAAGGAGTCCAAACCCAAatactttttcatcttttatcctCAAACTAACACATCTGATGATACATTAAGATTTCTCAATAAGTTGGTACCAGTGCTGAAATTAAAACGTTCCCATCTGTTGGTAAaagactattctataaatgatgcacaATTTGTAAAGAAGCTACAGTTGACCATATTAGATATTATAAAGCAGCAACCCATCATTGTTGCCATGGAAAGCATGGCAGTTACAGCACGAGAATTAGGAATCCAGGTGGATGAAGACTATGAGGAATGTCAAAAAACCAGTCAATATGCCAAAGAAATCACTGCAGAAATAAATGATGTCTTGGAGTACAAGACAGAAATGATGAGGTTACAGGGTGATCCTTGGAAGAATTTAACCAAAATAGAAAAGGAACTTTGCCGAATGAGGAAGCAAGGGAGCATCCCTCCAGAGGCTTATAAATCTGATCTGACAATGAAATTGTTTGAGCTTCGCAAACAACAGAATCAATATGACCTGACTGATGGTATGATTAAATTTATCAATGGCATACAACATCTCTCTGGAATAGAAAAACACTATTTTCTGAAATGGATGAAATTTAGCCTGGATTTCATTACTAGGAAGAATCTGTCTGTCTTGGGGGCTGAATATAGAAAGACATGTGAAGGCTCAGGAAATGATTCCATGCAACTAAGAGAACTTGATCAAAGGATATACGCTAGTTCCTTGGGGCTGGAGCACTTCATGCGTGAGATGGGACAGCTTTATGAGGCAGAGTGTTCCATGATTCAAGAAGGCACCTTGCAAGAGGAACAAAGACAATTCATACATCTTCCTAGCATAGCAGCTGATCTCCTGCTAGATGGTTTCCCATTAGAGTTGATTGATGGAGATGCCTCCAACATTCCTCTGCAGTGGATAACTGATGTTTTAAGTATGGTCGACACCAAACTAGAAGGAAAATGCCAAATGGTAATTATAACAGTGCTGGGAGTACAAAGCACTGGAAAATCTACCCTTCTGAATGCCATGTTTGGATTGCAGTTCTCTGTCAGCAGTGGCCGATGCACAAGAGGAGCTTTCATGTTGCTCATTAGAGTGAAAGAAAACTTAAAGGAGGAACTTGGCTATGATTTTATCATGGTGATTGATACTGAAGGTTTGAAAGCTCCTGAACTAGCCAAACTGGAGGACAGCTATGAACATGACAATGAGCTGGCAACACTGGTGATTGGGTTAAGTGATATAACCATAGTCAATATGGCAATGGAAAATGCTACTGAAATGAAGGATATTTTGCAGATTGTGGTGCATGCATTTCTCAGGATGGAACAAACGGGGAAAAAGCCAAGctgccattttgtgcatcagaaTGTGAGTGATGTATCTGCTCATGAGCAAAACAGGAGAGACAGAAAATATCTATTGGAGCAACTGAATGAAATGACTGAAGCAGCAGCCAAGATGGAAAAACAGATAAGAGAAGTATCATTTTCTGATATTATGGATTATGATCTAGAAAAACACAACTGGTACATCCCTGGCCTATGGCACGGTGTCCCTCCCATGGCATCAGTGAATGCAGGATACAGTGAAAATGTACAAGAGTTAAAGAAATATTTGATTCAGCTTATAAAAGAGCATTCCATAAAAGAAGCATCACAAGATATTCCAAAGTTCACTAAATGGTTAAATAGCTTGTGGAATGCAGTCAAGCATGAAAATTTCATTTTCAGCTTCAGAAACAGTCTGGTAGCTGAAGCCTACAATCACATTTCCATGAAGTATTCTGAGTGGGAATGGAGTTTCTGCAGGGCAATACATTACTGGGTTTCAGAAGCAGAAAGTTCAATTCAGAATCACCTACTCAATGAGATTGATGGTGGTACCTTCAAGCAACTGGAACACGAGATGTTCCACAAACTGCAGCAAGAGGAGAATAAGATTTTGGCATGCATTGAGAACTATTTTAAAAGTGATGCAAAAAATCTTCATTTGATAGAAAAGTACAGAGAAGATTTCATCATCAGTGCAAAAAGTCTCCAGGCTAACCTTCAGAGTTACTCACTGAGGAAATGTGAAGAAGCaaagcaaatcttgaaaaacaaaaacagaatagAAACTATGCAGGCTGGATACATAAAGACAATTGAAAAAAAAGTTATCAGCCTTTTGAAAGACTGCAAGAAGAGAGGGCACAAGCTGGAAGATCAAGAGCTGGAAAGAGAATTTGAAGCAATGTGGGAAAATACATTGGCAGAGTTGCAGCTCACTCATTTGGAAAGATACCAGGTTCATGAAGAGATGCTCTGTCATTTGTTCAGTGACATGAGCAAACGGGGACCAGCAATTAACCAGAAGCTTCGAAAGATCAAAAGTCTTCTGAATTATGGAAATGGCATTTTCAGTATGAAAAAAAATTATCTTGAATTATCTTGGTTCAAAGGCAGTATAGTGACAGAGTTTTTCACACATGAATATTTTTCCCATGGAGAAGCTCTTGCTAAACACTTGGTGGATACATGCGACAGCTATGTGGATCAGAAGGTCAGGTACAAAAGTGATTATGATGCAACCTATTGTCAAGAATTGCTTCATATCATCAATGAAACCTTACAGCAGGATGATAGCCAAAAGCTTCCCTTTAGCTCTTGCTTTGAAGTGGATCTAAAGTTGCATATTTTGGGACAAGCAGCCCATAGATTTCAGATAATGCatgaagattttattaaagataaTGACCCACACAGTTGTCTAGAGAAATATAAGTCACAGTTTTTCTCCACCTTTAAAGATGTATACTGGGAGAAGGATGAAAGCCAGAAGAGAGCCAGAGACTTTTGGAATCAGTGTCTCAAACCTGCTGTTCTTGACCATGTGGAGAAAGCCCTTGGAATAGAAATAGTGGACGATATTCTCCATAATGAGCATTCATTTGCGTATAGCAGTCGGACATTCTTCCAGTTCTCTATTCTAAACAAACTTCTAGAAGATCAGAACTGTGATAAATATGTGGAATATATTAAGAACTATGAGATCTTTGTAAAGAACTGGATCTGGAGACACATTTTATTTCATTATAACCCGTTTGGAGGTTTAGGAGCTCTGGAGGAAACAATTCTTTATATCATTATAAAGAAAATTAGAAAAACCCTtcagaccctaaaggagcaacatgTAAACACAATACCTGCTTTGTTAGATAACTTTTGCAAGATGTTACAGAAAGATCTGGTAATCCCCAAGGACAGCCTGAAATTGATTCTGTTTCAAAATAAAGTGAATGTTGAACAGTTTATTTTTGACAccgaatttcttctttctgaacAATATAACTACATCGTGGAGGAATTTCAATTAGGGGAAACAAAGGACAAGCTCTCCAAACTTCCTTTCAAACCCCAGGATGAGATCTTTAAAAAGGTGTTTGGATGTGGGAAGCAGTGTCCATTCTGTAAAGTTCCATGTGAAGCAGGAGGAACAGAACATAAGGATCATTTTGCATCAGTTCATCGACCTCAGGGATTAGGTGCATTTAGTTACAAAAATACAGGAAAACTCGTGGAATCATTGTGCTCTTCTGATGTAGTTTCTAATTGTTTATTCCGGAATTTAGACACAAATGGAGCATATCATCCCTATAAAGAATACAGAACCTATTATCCAGATTGGCTCATTCAGCCAGATTCCAGCATAGAGGCTTCTGATTACTGGAAATTTGTTCTTAAGGAGTTTAATGAGCAATTTGCTAAGATATATAAAGCTAAACCAGCTGACATTCCAAATCAGTGGAAGAAAATAACCTTTAAGGAGGCTCAAAAAAGTCTGTACGAGGCCTTCAAtgtgaaaaaaatataa
- the URGCP gene encoding up-regulator of cell proliferation isoform X9, whose translation MTSGNLSTAETPKEETDTDKKIFKEVLSQLGLEDCRTTKISLRDALQIGLENFRNIRQHTLEDLPWHFLQKVLALDVNARSATLEQSISDEGHFEDADANSDIFYLEKKITRVSVNPLDVLCALFHCTDSFLQQEIMLKMSMCQFALPLLFPPSENTRCTLILWAMRDIVKKWRPHSLKDSKGFQEESLVLISMPTISFVRIGNCSLSKSKILNEVLSPPQQHHDFFIHRNMDSGNIPRRISEGLVEISWYFPGGNENSDLFPEPIAVANLRGDIQSFWLQFSFLTEVSSAVFVLVENITEREYELLSSLKESKPKYFFIFYPQTNTSDDTLRFLNKLVPVLKLKRSHLLVKDYSINDAQFVKKLQLTILDIIKQQPIIVAMESMAVTARELGIQVDEDYEECQKTSQYAKEITAEINDVLEYKTEMMRLQGDPWKNLTKIEKELCRMRKQGSIPPEAYKSDLTMKLFELRKQQNQYDLTDGMIKFINGIQHLSGIEKHYFLKWMKFSLDFITRKNLSVLGAEYRKTCEGSGNDSMQLRELDQRIYASSLGLEHFMREMGQLYEAECSMIQEGTLQEEQRQFIHLPSIAADLLLDGFPLELIDGDASNIPLQWITDVLSMVDTKLEGKCQMVIITVLGVQSTGKSTLLNAMFGLQFSVSSGRCTRGAFMLLIRVKENLKEELGYDFIMVIDTEGLKAPELAKLEDSYEHDNELATLVIGLSDITIVNMAMENATEMKDILQIVVHAFLRMEQTGKKPSCHFVHQNVSDVSAHEQNRRDRKYLLEQLNEMTEAAAKMEKQIREVSFSDIMDYDLEKHNWYIPGLWHGVPPMASVNAGYSENVQELKKYLIQLIKEHSIKEASQDIPKFTKWLNSLWNAVKHENFIFSFRNSLVAEAYNHISMKYSEWEWSFCRAIHYWVSEAESSIQNHLLNEIDGGTFKQLEHEMFHKLQQEENKILACIENYFKSDAKNLHLIEKYREDFIISAKSLQANLQSYSLRKCEEAKQILKNKNRIETMQAGYIKTIEKKVISLLKDCKKRGHKLEDQELEREFEAMWENTLAELQLTHLERYQVHEEMLCHLFSDMSKRGPAINQKLRKIKSLLNYGNGIFSMKKNYLELSWFKGSIVTEFFTHEYFSHGEALAKHLVDTCDSYVDQKVRYKSDYDATYCQELLHIINETLQQDDSQKLPFSSCFEVDLKLHILGQAAHRFQIMHEDFIKDNDPHSCLEKYKSQFFSTFKDVYWEKDESQKRARDFWNQCLKPAVLDHVEKALGIEIVDDILHNEHSFAYSSRTFFQFSILNKLLEDQNCDKYVEYIKNYEIFVKNWIWRHILFHYNPFGGLGALEETILYIIIKKIRKTLQTLKEQHVNTIPALLDNFCKMLQKDLVIPKDSLKLILFQNKVNVEQFIFDTEFLLSEQYNYIVEEFQLGETKDKLSKLPFKPQDEIFKKVFGCGKQCPFCKVPCEAGGTEHKDHFASVHRPQGLGAFSYKNTGKLVESLCSSDVVSNCLFRNLDTNGAYHPYKEYRTYYPDWLIQPDSSIEASDYWKFVLKEFNEQFAKIYKAKPADIPNQWKKITFKEAQKSLYEAFNVKKI comes from the coding sequence ATAAGAAAATCTTCAAAGAAGTCCTGTCCCAGCTAGGACTGGAAGACTGCAGAACCACTAAGATATCACTGCGTGATGCTCTCCAAATTGGCTTAGAAAATTTCAGGAACATTAGACAACACACCTTAGAAGACCTACCCTGGCACTTTCTACAGAAAGTCCTGGCTTTGGATGTGAATGCTAGAAGCGCCACCCTTGAGCAAAGTATATCTGATGAAGGACATTTTGAAGATGCTGATGCAAATAGTGATATTTTTTATCTTGAGAAAAAAATAACCAGAGTATCTGTAAACCCTCTTGATGTTCTCTGTGCCTTGTTTCACTGCACAGACAGTTTCTTGCAGCAGGAAATAATGCTAAAAATGTCCATGTGTCAGTTTGCTCTTCCACTCTTGTTCCCTCCCTCTGAGAACACCAGGTGCACACTGATACTGTGGGCCATGAGAGACATTGTGAAAAAGTGGAGGCCTCATTCGCTGAAAGACAGCAAAGGATTTCAAGAAGAAAGTCTGGTGCTCATATCAATGCCAACCATTTCCTTTGTACGGATTGGAAACTGCAGCTTATCCAAGTCTAAAATACTTAATGAGGTACTCAGTCCCCCACAGCAACACCATGATTTTTTCATCCATCGCAACATGGACTCCGGAAATATTCCTCGGAGAATCTCTGAGGGGTTGGTGGAAATTTCCTGGTATTTTCCTGGAGGGAATGAGAATTCTGATCTCTTCCCAGAACCTATAGCTGTTGCTAATCTACGTGGAGATATTCAATCTTTCTGGTTGCAATTCAGCTTTCTGACTGAAGTGTCCTCTGCAGTGTTTGTGCTTGTTGAAAACATTACTGAGAGAGAATATGAACTACTCTCATCTCTCAAGGAGTCCAAACCCAAatactttttcatcttttatcctCAAACTAACACATCTGATGATACATTAAGATTTCTCAATAAGTTGGTACCAGTGCTGAAATTAAAACGTTCCCATCTGTTGGTAAaagactattctataaatgatgcacaATTTGTAAAGAAGCTACAGTTGACCATATTAGATATTATAAAGCAGCAACCCATCATTGTTGCCATGGAAAGCATGGCAGTTACAGCACGAGAATTAGGAATCCAGGTGGATGAAGACTATGAGGAATGTCAAAAAACCAGTCAATATGCCAAAGAAATCACTGCAGAAATAAATGATGTCTTGGAGTACAAGACAGAAATGATGAGGTTACAGGGTGATCCTTGGAAGAATTTAACCAAAATAGAAAAGGAACTTTGCCGAATGAGGAAGCAAGGGAGCATCCCTCCAGAGGCTTATAAATCTGATCTGACAATGAAATTGTTTGAGCTTCGCAAACAACAGAATCAATATGACCTGACTGATGGTATGATTAAATTTATCAATGGCATACAACATCTCTCTGGAATAGAAAAACACTATTTTCTGAAATGGATGAAATTTAGCCTGGATTTCATTACTAGGAAGAATCTGTCTGTCTTGGGGGCTGAATATAGAAAGACATGTGAAGGCTCAGGAAATGATTCCATGCAACTAAGAGAACTTGATCAAAGGATATACGCTAGTTCCTTGGGGCTGGAGCACTTCATGCGTGAGATGGGACAGCTTTATGAGGCAGAGTGTTCCATGATTCAAGAAGGCACCTTGCAAGAGGAACAAAGACAATTCATACATCTTCCTAGCATAGCAGCTGATCTCCTGCTAGATGGTTTCCCATTAGAGTTGATTGATGGAGATGCCTCCAACATTCCTCTGCAGTGGATAACTGATGTTTTAAGTATGGTCGACACCAAACTAGAAGGAAAATGCCAAATGGTAATTATAACAGTGCTGGGAGTACAAAGCACTGGAAAATCTACCCTTCTGAATGCCATGTTTGGATTGCAGTTCTCTGTCAGCAGTGGCCGATGCACAAGAGGAGCTTTCATGTTGCTCATTAGAGTGAAAGAAAACTTAAAGGAGGAACTTGGCTATGATTTTATCATGGTGATTGATACTGAAGGTTTGAAAGCTCCTGAACTAGCCAAACTGGAGGACAGCTATGAACATGACAATGAGCTGGCAACACTGGTGATTGGGTTAAGTGATATAACCATAGTCAATATGGCAATGGAAAATGCTACTGAAATGAAGGATATTTTGCAGATTGTGGTGCATGCATTTCTCAGGATGGAACAAACGGGGAAAAAGCCAAGctgccattttgtgcatcagaaTGTGAGTGATGTATCTGCTCATGAGCAAAACAGGAGAGACAGAAAATATCTATTGGAGCAACTGAATGAAATGACTGAAGCAGCAGCCAAGATGGAAAAACAGATAAGAGAAGTATCATTTTCTGATATTATGGATTATGATCTAGAAAAACACAACTGGTACATCCCTGGCCTATGGCACGGTGTCCCTCCCATGGCATCAGTGAATGCAGGATACAGTGAAAATGTACAAGAGTTAAAGAAATATTTGATTCAGCTTATAAAAGAGCATTCCATAAAAGAAGCATCACAAGATATTCCAAAGTTCACTAAATGGTTAAATAGCTTGTGGAATGCAGTCAAGCATGAAAATTTCATTTTCAGCTTCAGAAACAGTCTGGTAGCTGAAGCCTACAATCACATTTCCATGAAGTATTCTGAGTGGGAATGGAGTTTCTGCAGGGCAATACATTACTGGGTTTCAGAAGCAGAAAGTTCAATTCAGAATCACCTACTCAATGAGATTGATGGTGGTACCTTCAAGCAACTGGAACACGAGATGTTCCACAAACTGCAGCAAGAGGAGAATAAGATTTTGGCATGCATTGAGAACTATTTTAAAAGTGATGCAAAAAATCTTCATTTGATAGAAAAGTACAGAGAAGATTTCATCATCAGTGCAAAAAGTCTCCAGGCTAACCTTCAGAGTTACTCACTGAGGAAATGTGAAGAAGCaaagcaaatcttgaaaaacaaaaacagaatagAAACTATGCAGGCTGGATACATAAAGACAATTGAAAAAAAAGTTATCAGCCTTTTGAAAGACTGCAAGAAGAGAGGGCACAAGCTGGAAGATCAAGAGCTGGAAAGAGAATTTGAAGCAATGTGGGAAAATACATTGGCAGAGTTGCAGCTCACTCATTTGGAAAGATACCAGGTTCATGAAGAGATGCTCTGTCATTTGTTCAGTGACATGAGCAAACGGGGACCAGCAATTAACCAGAAGCTTCGAAAGATCAAAAGTCTTCTGAATTATGGAAATGGCATTTTCAGTATGAAAAAAAATTATCTTGAATTATCTTGGTTCAAAGGCAGTATAGTGACAGAGTTTTTCACACATGAATATTTTTCCCATGGAGAAGCTCTTGCTAAACACTTGGTGGATACATGCGACAGCTATGTGGATCAGAAGGTCAGGTACAAAAGTGATTATGATGCAACCTATTGTCAAGAATTGCTTCATATCATCAATGAAACCTTACAGCAGGATGATAGCCAAAAGCTTCCCTTTAGCTCTTGCTTTGAAGTGGATCTAAAGTTGCATATTTTGGGACAAGCAGCCCATAGATTTCAGATAATGCatgaagattttattaaagataaTGACCCACACAGTTGTCTAGAGAAATATAAGTCACAGTTTTTCTCCACCTTTAAAGATGTATACTGGGAGAAGGATGAAAGCCAGAAGAGAGCCAGAGACTTTTGGAATCAGTGTCTCAAACCTGCTGTTCTTGACCATGTGGAGAAAGCCCTTGGAATAGAAATAGTGGACGATATTCTCCATAATGAGCATTCATTTGCGTATAGCAGTCGGACATTCTTCCAGTTCTCTATTCTAAACAAACTTCTAGAAGATCAGAACTGTGATAAATATGTGGAATATATTAAGAACTATGAGATCTTTGTAAAGAACTGGATCTGGAGACACATTTTATTTCATTATAACCCGTTTGGAGGTTTAGGAGCTCTGGAGGAAACAATTCTTTATATCATTATAAAGAAAATTAGAAAAACCCTtcagaccctaaaggagcaacatgTAAACACAATACCTGCTTTGTTAGATAACTTTTGCAAGATGTTACAGAAAGATCTGGTAATCCCCAAGGACAGCCTGAAATTGATTCTGTTTCAAAATAAAGTGAATGTTGAACAGTTTATTTTTGACAccgaatttcttctttctgaacAATATAACTACATCGTGGAGGAATTTCAATTAGGGGAAACAAAGGACAAGCTCTCCAAACTTCCTTTCAAACCCCAGGATGAGATCTTTAAAAAGGTGTTTGGATGTGGGAAGCAGTGTCCATTCTGTAAAGTTCCATGTGAAGCAGGAGGAACAGAACATAAGGATCATTTTGCATCAGTTCATCGACCTCAGGGATTAGGTGCATTTAGTTACAAAAATACAGGAAAACTCGTGGAATCATTGTGCTCTTCTGATGTAGTTTCTAATTGTTTATTCCGGAATTTAGACACAAATGGAGCATATCATCCCTATAAAGAATACAGAACCTATTATCCAGATTGGCTCATTCAGCCAGATTCCAGCATAGAGGCTTCTGATTACTGGAAATTTGTTCTTAAGGAGTTTAATGAGCAATTTGCTAAGATATATAAAGCTAAACCAGCTGACATTCCAAATCAGTGGAAGAAAATAACCTTTAAGGAGGCTCAAAAAAGTCTGTACGAGGCCTTCAAtgtgaaaaaaatataa